A single genomic interval of Methyloceanibacter caenitepidi harbors:
- a CDS encoding DUF305 domain-containing protein: protein MSYLRFGAMIATSTIIMFVLMYLNTFAFEHIFFSETRTYMALLMGATMAVIMLGFMLSMYENKSLNAAIFVGAAIAFVLSLYLVRSQVTVDEVSYMRAMIPHHSIAIMTSERADLRDPRARKLADEIIEAQRREIAEMRYLIRELEKKDD from the coding sequence ATGAGCTACCTACGTTTCGGCGCGATGATCGCCACATCGACGATTATCATGTTTGTCCTGATGTATTTAAACACCTTTGCCTTTGAGCACATATTTTTTAGCGAAACGCGCACCTATATGGCGCTTCTTATGGGAGCGACGATGGCGGTAATCATGCTCGGCTTCATGCTGAGCATGTACGAGAACAAGAGCCTCAATGCAGCGATCTTCGTCGGGGCCGCAATTGCTTTTGTACTTTCTCTCTACCTAGTCCGAAGCCAGGTTACCGTTGATGAGGTGTCTTATATGAGGGCCATGATCCCACATCATTCAATTGCGATCATGACCAGCGAACGCGCGGATCTTAGAGATCCTCGAGCTCGCAAGCTGGCTGACGAAATCATCGAGGCGCAAAGGCGGGAGATCGCCGAAAT